In the Lepus europaeus isolate LE1 chromosome 10, mLepTim1.pri, whole genome shotgun sequence genome, GTTTCTCATACTGAATGAGGTCACTGAAGCAGTTCTTAGAAAACTCCCAGGATCATTGTCCATCCACAGTGAAATGGAAATGGCAAGATCTGAACAACTCTCACACAGCCCTTCCCTTGGCAACCTTTCTCTGGTTTGTTCAGTCCTTACTCATCTCTCTGTTCTGAATTCTCTTTTGTCAAGCCAGTGCCACCTGGTCAGGTGGTAGCTTGGTCTCTTACTGCCTCCTGCCTGTGAGTGCCACCTTCTCAATTAGACTGTAGGCTCCTCGCGGGCAGGACCTGCCAGGCATTTACTTTATATCCTGTATCTAGGACGGGGCCATGATTGTGGGTGTTGACTCCGTGGTTGCTGGATAACTGATGGACAGCAGTTCCTCCGGAAGCTGCGCGGAATTACCTTCGATGATCCCCCAGGGCGTTTTTCTGCCGAGGACCCTCTTGCCATTCACTTGGTACTCCTTGTCACTCCCCACCACAGCGAAAGGCATGCTCTCCTGCTAGACAGGGCGGAGACACAAACCAGACAGGTGCACGGTCATCCTCCTACGACCTGAGCACGCAAGGTCAGGCAGACAGGTGCTGGGCACCTGGCCTTGAACTGCACACTTGTGGTGCTCACTCAGTGTCACCACTGATGAAAAGAGGACTGGACTGAGAGTGGGGACTCCTGGGTCCACCTCTGCCTGGCTGGTTAACCTCAGGCAAATCAGCTTGTCTTCAACTGGAGAGCACTCTGTGCCTCTCACAGCGCGTTAGCCACATTTTGTTTGATTCAGAACCACTCTGTGGGCTAACTAGGACAAACAGCAGCCACCTGAGTGACAGCCAGACTCACCGAGGCCTTCCCCTGTCTGCCGTGAAGCCCACTGGCAGATACCCGCTCCTGCCTCTCCATCAGACGGTTCCTCATCCCTACCGGGCCATTGTACGTTTTACCAGCTGTGAGTTCCCAGACCTATTTGCCTGAGACATACTTGTTATTGTCACCGGACAAATTAACTAGTCACACATTGTTTTACGATGGGATCGGTTCATTTTATCCTTTGTCCTGTGCCACCATCATAGCGAGTACATAAACTAAGATGGCTGCCACGTCACAGGCTACATGATGCTTTGGGACAACTGTCACACAGGGTCCTTCCATGACCGAAACACCTTCACACAGCACGTGACTGTACTGGAAGGGCTGAGTACACAGCGTTCTCTCTCTGAAAATCAAGGTGAATGTTCCAGAAAGACCTGATGAAGGCGAGTTGTTTGAGCAGGAAGAGTGGTCTGGTCCTCCAAGAAGAGGACTGGACTTTGTGAAGATGACATTTCATCAATATGACGTATACGTTCTCAGTTATTTTAACACACAACTTGAGcatatttaaacatttaagatttttatacatcatttttaaaaactgattcccTCACCTCGATTGATCAATCTCCTGACCAACCACCTGTCTCATCTGAGCTTCTACTGAATTACCCACGCAGGACAGCGGAGGAGACTCCGGGCGGGAGCAGCCAGGGATTTCTCCCAGGGTGCCGTGGGTTACTAGAAAAGCCAGGATGTTGAGGTAGAATCACAGAACTGTGAGGATCCTCTGAAACCACCCAGGCTCATGGTTTCCACGGGCCATTCAGATCTGCACGCAGCAGGTGCCCAGCGGCTGTACAGGACCCGCGCTCTGTGCCCCATGTCACCTGGCCCAAGCTGCTGTCGGTGCACTTTGTAAGCACAGTTCTGAGACTTAACCGTTTTAAGGAGGGTTGTTCTAGGAGGAGAAAGAAGCCAGCGTTTCATAGAGGCAAAGTCCGAGTAGAGCACAGAGGCCCCTGGACCCCGGCCCGCCCCCACACCCCGACTCCGGCTTCGCCGGCAGCTGTGTGGTCTGGAGATGGaaggcaatgccagcatccgggTGCAGGGAACCCCGCTGTGGTTCACAGTGCCGCTGTGCAGAGCCCTTCTCCACAGACGAGGTGGGACAGTGAGTGTGGAaagggtgggagcagaggccaaGGGGCACTTAACACACAGCCCAGGACGCCGCGCGGCGTCAGCGTGATAGCCAGACGCCCAGGCACCCACCCGGATTTTGTCATTCTCCGTCTTGTCCTCCAGATCCTCGTCAAATTCCTTCTGAGGGTAGAATTCGATGCCATTTACTTCAAGCTCCTTGCggacctggggggtggggggagcaaagCAGGAGCaatggtgggggggaggggcatgcGCATGTGTGTAAGCTGCAGTGAGATGACCCCTGAGCCTCGCAAGCTCCAGTCCTGCAGTTATCACAGCCCGGCCTGAGGGAGGGAAGGTCCCAGCGGTGAGGGCTGCAGGGCCCCACctgcaggaagggaggggaagccGCCCACCCCAAGCCTGCTGGCTTCCTGCAAGGTCAGCTCAGTCTCACCTCCAGGGCACTACCAAGGACCTCTCCGGCGCTCTGATGGGTTCTGAGCTTCCTAAAGCAGCAGTTGTATTCAGATTTCTCTCAaatctcccctccccaggccccgggcGTCCCCACGGGGCTGAGCTTACAGAAGATGCCAATAGGCTAGAAGGCAGTTGGTGGACCGATTAGTCCTTCAGGGAACCTGGCATGTGGGGAGTGGCTTCTTGTGCTCACAGTGACTCACGTGTTCAGTGAGCtgggaggctggagctgtgctgacccctTCACAGGGTGCAGGTGCATGCaaagacccccagccccagcccctgttcTGGGTGAGATCTGGAGTGGGGGTGCAGACTGAGGTTGGGAGGTGGCTTgacccagggcaggggagggcagggatggAGACAGGAAGGGGACAGGGGCCTTCTCACCCTTTGCTTGAATTCGGACTTCTCCTCCAGGGTCATGGTGTCGGCCTTGGCGATGACAGGGATGATGTTCACCACTTTGCTGAGGTGCTTCATGAACTCAAGATCGAGAGGTCGCAAGCTGGGGCCACAGGAGGCAGGAGTGTCAGAGCCACTGTCACACTCCAGGGCCCCCTTGGTAGGGAATCGGGCTGAGGCCAAGAGGCTGCAGCTGTCCCCAGACACACGGCCACCGCCTCTCTGTCTTCAGAACGCCCCCAACCCCTGCCTGGCCCCGTCTTCTTCTTTAGGTCCCCTCTAGAGCCTGCTGCTCTTTAAGCCCCCTCGGACCACTCCTTCACGACAGCTTCTCTGACCCGGGAATTTCTCACTCCCAGGACCACCCGTGGACCATcatccccgccccacccctgcccccatatGTCCGGCGCCCCAGCACTTGTGTGTGGCTTCTGCCTGTGGGACAGCATCTCTTGCCAGGTCTCCTCCCAGTCTGAGGGCCGTGCACCCCTCTCCTGATTCTGGTTTTCGACACAGGAGACTCATTAAGTCAGACTGGTGGTGCACGCTGTCCATGGGTCAAGGACCGGCAAGGGATAAAGCCAATCTTTTACTGAGATCTTGGGCCTGAGCCAGGGTTCTTGCTGCATTTCCCACCTCCTCATCACTGAACCTACTGGATACTGGCTCCTCCAAACTTTAGGACCTCCGCTGCCCCTGCTGGTACCATCCGCTTGGCACTGACATCTCGCCCAGCAGCTGGGCCCACTAAGAAGTTGATGGGACACACACTAGACGCCCACAGCAGGGTCCCCTGTCTCCTCCGGGCCTCTCACTCCTCGGGCTGTCCCTGCCCTTGCTGTCCTGGGGTGCACCTGCTAGCCGCACAACTCCCAAATGCCCTGCTGGGGTATGCCTTCATCTCAGGACCCGTGGCTCCTCGAGCTGGGCAGgccaccctccaaatgcctgcagctggtTCCACACCCAgcaaagcaccagccccagtctggTAGcgccacccaccccccaccccccatccatgCCTTGACCAAGGCAGGTATTTGTTGAACAAACAAGGAAGCCTGCACTCCTGTATCCCAAGTTCTATCAGCCAGGGcagctgtgctgtggtgcagggacaCCAGCGGGCAGTATGGTGGCTAACATCGACCCTCGTGGCAAGAGGGTCAGGCTTCCTCGTGGACAGCCCGGGGGATCCCAAAGCCATAGGATTCTGACAGTGCTGTCTCCTCGGCCCTCCCCAGCCGAGTCAAGGTGTTGAATATCTGATCCAGAACAGGCAGTGGAgatgcagccagagccaggccctggggcagggcagggctggtacATACGAGTGTCCCGTGGGGGAGATGAAGTAGAGGCAGCAGTGGACACGGGTGTCGGGGATGCGTTTCTTCCTGGCGATGTTCACCTCCTCCTTCAGGAACTTCTCGTACTGCTCGTTGATGTACTTCTCAATGGGCTCCCAGCTGAGGGTGGGGCAAAGCCAATGGAATGCCCCGGAAGGACAGGACCATGGTCAGGCCACCGTCGGCTCTCACTCATCCCCCGTGGGCCTAGGATACCCAGCGCCCCCGGCCCCCCATGGGTGGCTTTCCATGGTGGTTAGCAAGGACAGAACTGCCCGGGGaacccagcctctgcctgggctCTGGGAAGCTCGGGGCAGGGAGGGTGCGGGTGGGTCTCAGCTCTGGGTGTCCCTCCTGACAGAGGCTTTGGGGCGGAGGTCTCGGAGCAAGCCACGTACCAGTTTTCATTGTTGATCTGGTCTCCAAAGCCCGGGGTGTCGATGACCGTCAACTTCATTTTGACCCCGCCTTCCTCTATCACTGGGGGGTGAAGAGAAAAGGCACCAGGGCGGTCAGCCCTGCAGCTCATCCCAAGTGCCTTGCACCTTGCAGCCCCCGAGCCAGGGAGAcaggggctgctcctcttcttctggATTAATTGTTGGAAAAGTCAAGTTCAGGGTCTTCCTCACTCAGCACCCTGCCCCAGAACACTCTCCTGCTTCGTTCTGGCCTAGCCCTACCTGAGCTTTCGTTCCCCGAGACAGCAGTCTAAGGAGCTGGCTTCCTGGACTTGAGTGCCTAATTCCATTGTCATGAGGTTGCCTCTCATGGGTCTTATTCCCCGATTACCCTATCCCCCGAGCCTCTGGTCCCCGCCTGGGCCTCACCATGCCCGATAGCTTTGATCTCCACCGTCTTGGGTATCTTCTCCTCCCGACTCCAGCTGGAGGCCTTGCGGCTCACTTGGGATTTGAAGAGCGTGTTGACCAGCGTCGACTTGCCCAGTCCACTCTGGCCTGCAGCAAGGTAGGAGGACAAGAAGGCAGGGAGACCCCAGGTCCACCTCCGGAGCCTCGGAGCTCTCCCACAAGCTTCCAGAATTCCGGAGCTGCGATGCAGGCCTATCTCCCATTTGACCACTCACTGGGGAGGTGCGGGGGAGCGGGCAGGTGGGAATGGCCCCTGCCTACTGGAAATGTCAAATGGAAACAGCCTTCCCAGCCTGGATCTCCAGGGCCACTGGAAAGGGGGGGCGACCTCTGTATTTGTCTAGCATAGcaggttctggctttggatggtctAGGTTTCTGCTTGGCTTAAGTTTCCCATCTTTAATAATACTGAAAGCAAGAATAGAACTACGATGCCTTCTGACACTTCCCCCCAGCACATGATGCACTTCCCCATCTGTTAGTGCAATTCGTCTTTGTGTCAGCCCCGTGAGTCCTGCAGCAGAGCTATCTTTATCCCCAGCTGAATGGTCCTACAGAGATTAATCCTCTTCTAACATAAAACGTGTGCAAGGCAGCATAACTAATACATGCCAAGACCAAGGGCCTGCACCCAGACTCCCTGAGCTCTGTATCCATTCTTTATTCTAGCGTAGTAGTTTCTAAATTGTGCTCTCAAAAGCCCTTGTATCCTGTGGAGATACAAggctacttcaaaatgtttgtaggaaaatgatattaaaagattagggactagcactgtggcttggtaggtaaagccactgccttcagtgccaacatcccatataggcgtcagtttgagtcctggctgctccacttctgatccagctctctgctatgggaaagcagtagaagatgacccaagtgcttgggcccctgcatccacatgggagacccgaaagaagctcctggctcctggcttcagatcggcccagctccagccattgtggccaattagggggtaaaccagtggatgaagacctccctccctctctccccctctctgcctctgccctctgtaacc is a window encoding:
- the SEPTIN3 gene encoding neuronal-specific septin-3 isoform X5 — encoded protein: MSKGLPETRTDAAMSELVPEPRPKPAVPMKPVSINSNLLGYIGIDTIIEQMRKKTMKTGFDFNIMVVGQSGLGKSTLVNTLFKSQVSRKASSWSREEKIPKTVEIKAIGHVIEEGGVKMKLTVIDTPGFGDQINNENCWEPIEKYINEQYEKFLKEEVNIARKKRIPDTRVHCCLYFISPTGHSLRPLDLEFMKHLSKVVNIIPVIAKADTMTLEEKSEFKQRVRKELEVNGIEFYPQKEFDEDLEDKTENDKIRQESMPFAVVGSDKEYQVNGKRVLGRKTPWGIIEVENLNHCEFALLRDFVIRTHLQDLKEVTHNIHYETYRAKRLNDSGGLPPGEGLLGTVLPPVPATPRPTAE
- the SEPTIN3 gene encoding neuronal-specific septin-3 isoform X6, translated to MSKGLPETRTDAAMSELVPEPRPKPAVPMKPVSINSNLLGYIGIDTIIEQMRKKTMKTGFDFNIMVVGQSGLGKSTLVNTLFKSQVSRKASSWSREEKIPKTVEIKAIGHVIEEGGVKMKLTVIDTPGFGDQINNENCWEPIEKYINEQYEKFLKEEVNIARKKRIPDTRVHCCLYFISPTGHSLRPLDLEFMKHLSKVVNIIPVIAKADTMTLEEKSEFKQRVRKELEVNGIEFYPQKEFDEDLEDKTENDKIRESMPFAVVGSDKEYQVNGKRVLGRKTPWGIIEVENLNHCEFALLRDFVIRTHLQDLKEVTHNIHYETYRAKRLNDSGGLPPGEGLLGTVLPPVPATPRPTAE